A region of the Culex quinquefasciatus strain JHB chromosome 1, VPISU_Cqui_1.0_pri_paternal, whole genome shotgun sequence genome:
TCGACAgttcaaacacaaacaaaagATTTTCCTTTGAAATGTCAGGCATATCTTGTGAtgtgtcattttttcatttcgatTCCCCTCTTCGCGAAGTGATTTCGAAcaaactcgtcgtcgtcgtcgtcgctggtGGTGCTGCTCCTCCTCCTTCAAAGAGGTTGACCCGTGGACCGTCCGTCGCGAAATTCCGGAACGTGACTCAATTCGCAATTTAGCAGCTGCGATTTTCGTTTGGGTCTATTCTCCGTCCGGGTGTTGTGTTCCGGATTCAGGTGCCCCcttcatttttttgcttttcttttcgCGAGTGGTGTGACTAATCGGTGGCCCCCCCGACCAGGCCCCAGACCAGTGTGAGGGTGTGCGTTTGTGTGTGGAAATTGGAGCACCGCCGAGGGAAAAGAAGAAAATAgaaaatgttcagttttttgAAACGGGAAACGAAACAGGAGGAGGTCGTGGAGAATGTGCTCGGGGAGCTCAAGAAGATCTACCGGAGCAAGTTGTTGCCGCTGGAGGAGCACTACAACTTCCATGACTTCCACTCGCCCAAGTTGGAGGATCCGGACTTTGACGCGAAGCCGATGATTCTGCTGGTGGGCCAGTATTCGACGGGCAAGACGACCTTTATTCGGTACTTGTTGGAGCGGGACTTCCCGGGTATCCGGATTGGGCCGGAGCCGACGACGGATCGGTTCATTGCGGTCATGTACGACGACAAGGAGGGAATCATTCCGGGCAATGCGTTGGTGGTGGATCCGAAGAAACAGTTCCGGCCGTTGGGCAAGTACGGCAATGCTTTTCTGAATCGGTTCCAGTGCTCGCACGTTCCGTCGCCGGTGCTGCGTGCCATCTCGATCGTGGACACGCCCGGAATTTTGTCGGGTGAGAAGCAGCGCGTTGACCGTGGTTACGATTTCACCGGAGTGCTCGAATGGTTCGCGGAACGTGTCGATCGAATCATTCTGCTGTTTGACGCCCACAAGCTGGACATTTCCGACGAGTTCCGACGATCGATCGAGGCGCTGCGCGGACACGACGACAAGATTCGTATTGTGCTGAACAAGGCCGACATGATTGACCACCAGCAGCTGATGCGTGTCTACGGTGCGCTCATGTGGTCACTCGGTAAGGTTCTGCAGACTCCCGAAGTGGCCCGCGTCTACATCGGTTCGTTCTGGGATCAACCGCTGCGCTACGACGTCAATCGACGACTCTTTGAAGACGAAGAGCAGGATCTGTTCCGTGATCTGCAGTCGCTGCCGCGAAACGCCGCCCTCCGCAAGCTGAACGACCTCATCAAGCGAGCCCGGCTGGCCAAGGTCCACGCCTTCATCATCAACGAACTGCGCAAGGACATGCCCTCGGTCTTTGGCAAGGACAGCAAAAAGAAAGATCTCATCAAGAACCTGGGCCAGGTGTACGACCGCATCCAGAAGGAGCACCAGATTTCCCCCGGCGACTTCCCCGACATCAAAAAGATGCAGGAAGTGCTCGCCAACCAGGACTTTAGCAAGTTCCACTCGCTCAAAATTCCCCTGCTGGAGGTGGTCGACCGGATGCTCGCAACGGACATTGCCCGCCTCATGAGCATGATCCCGCAGGAGGAGATGACCATGGTGTCGGAGCCGCTCATCAAGGGTGAGTAGTAGCACAAAAGAAGGCTGATTGCGTAACTCCGGTGGTGGTGGTTGACGACAGGCCAGGCCAGAGTgtttaatgataaaaaaaaactgctatgAGCTGCCGCGAGAGATTGATGAGTGGGGTTTTTATCTAATCGCGACGCGACGTGCGCTGCTGAGTCAGGCGCTGGTGCCGCGGGGTTGGTTCCTGCTGGGTGGGACTTTGGATTTTGGGGAAGGTGGCGGTGACCTTCACAAAATTGTATGTTCCTATGATAATTATGttatgtttttagaaccgctttgagtcaggggtattcaaaaacatccaaaacgcaaaaaatagaatttggtttataggaccttttcaaaaaaactccagattttaacaaattaattttgttttgctaaGCAACACATTTCTGAAACTTCATCTATACTTTATCTACTGAGTTTATCTTGTGAAACTATCAGGGAAGCGAGAAAATCTCTTCCAATGATTTATGAGTAAACAGTGACACCCACAGCGAGAGCAACTATTCTCTCCGAAGAGATACTTGTGTTAGTCGTATCATGTAACACAGAGAgaacacccttaccaaaaatcatgattttttgagttccaaatcccacttttcatacgattttttgagttcaggtactacaaccataaaaatggttatatgggttgaactgaaaaattcgtatgaaaagtgggatttggaagtcaaaaaatcatgatttttggtaagggtgaacAGTATTCAAAGAACAGATTGGGGATCTGagcagcttgaaaaaaaaacttctcagcTTGCAACAAACCATGCCTCTAAATAAAAGTGTGatcattatttaaattaaattaatttaaatttcatttttgaatttttgaatttttaatcaaggctgacttgctgatattattgttcacaacgataaaacttatttttctgagtacaatgatacTTTGAATGAtcgcaaagaatttaaaatggatttttaaagcaattttcgcggcccttcttgacacaaaagttcctacttgacagctcgtacCAAGGAGACCACAGTTGATGCATCgagaaaatgttgtcttgtcaattattTGTTTTGCATTCATATCgcagtacataaaaatttatatagGGCTTAAGGAGCCAATTGTTTGTAACTTATAAgttttctaagtgtaaatataggtattcggtgccctctccccgtgcccataccttcacacttaggagacccgggaggcggagtcttgtcgcaaaaagaacgatacacacctgtggatccgttgacgaaactgcaaggtttaagagggccacattataaggtgttacgtcgattccgtttttttataagttttgtttgtttcattAGATTTGTTGGGATAATAATACttataattgggtactaaagccctatgttaatttttatgtacaacggtaaaaaacacgactaaaaaccatttctgatcactttttatcattttaatgcaattttttttttacaagacaacattttttcgatggatcaactatggtagGCGCTTTTCTGTTAAGAatgaccgcgaggttaatttttgaaaattgatttgaaaatccattttaaactctttgtggtcgtacaaagggtcattgtactcagaaaaataagctttattgcaATAATATAAGCAatctaagcttaattttaggacccaattattagTAGTTATTTTATTGTTGatgtagggtattttaaccattagtggaccccctagtagagccgaagcacatttttcacaaattttcaatattttaagcactttttcataaccctttgtacaaaacaatgaaaactgaagtctttcgaacaattttgactatttgtttcatcagttatttgtttttgagcagaaaaatagccaattgaaaaaaaaagttttttttgcctgttgtggacccccttttcctattgtggacccgggtccactataggcaaactgttatttttataccaaatttaaccgatatttgatgttttgatgcatggtgtaggtctaatgatagatataatgaataaaagatggattttggtcacttttcatcataaacaaatattttttgtcaacaaatttggcttaaaacaacaaaaaaccaaacagacatttaaacacatttatttccgaaaaagatcagagaaaacgtctcaaaaaccactgtaaacataaaaataatttaaaaaaagtaatcttgatgcaaatttttccatattaattacataaatggttgtcCGATACTAAACAATagaattgtttacagttgctgataaaaccacgcatgtttattggaaaaaatgttttgttattgatttattattataaaatatcatttcaaactgaaattatggtgcttcagttaagtacaattaactatagttttgattaattataatttcttacggcttcagcattattggtacttttaacatgaaaacagctatatttatactcataactgaaagtttaggttgataacaacaagcatttattgtatgttttagagaaacttttgcttgaatacacagttttcatcatttttgaaggtttaattaacaggggtccacttttggaaaagtttggattttcgttgtcctatactggacccccataatttttgctagaaaattgcatttcttcgctttattttagtaaatatccttaaacttacattacttcgacttgctgaagttaaataatcagtcaaaaaatgattagatggttaattcaatcataaaatataaatgcagttttgttgtgaaaatgcttgtggccatggctgatttcagatgtcgaactcaaaacacttattttggtgaaaaggacaattcaatgtcagtcaacattgttctaaatgatgctgaacatgccaaataaatgatttgtagacaacaacacgcttgaaattgtgattttattgaattttccattaaatacccttcagagggtccactataggaaaggggtccactaatggataacgtaccctatcactttaagaaaaataaaaaaaaatccgaatgtttgattattgtaaatttttaacttaaaatattttttttaaattgacaaatttttatACTcatagattttcgaatttttaaataagtttaaataATTTGCAAAGTTGAGCTATTTTGGAttgaatgttgaaatttttgaaatttcgattttttttgctcttatatatttttagtttaatttatgcggatttttattttttttggggtttggcgattgtccatgctccataaactttttttttgaatggaaaattgttcacgaggggggaggggggcggTGAATCCCGATAAAAGTGTccatgtggtttatggatggtcccttaatttattttttggaataaataaagttttgagtcttgattttttttttttaattttcgaatgtttgatatttttaatttaaacttcTAAACCTTTTAAACAAATGATTTGTAATATTGTTAAATTTCCAAATCTGtgaattttacaattcattttttttttgaatttatgaattgattttaataaataaaaatgtctgaattttggatttttttgtgaatgataatttaatttggtatttttgtattttttgaattttaaaatgttttcaatttgtgaatttttgaactttaaattttaaattctagaatgttttgttttctggTTTCAAGTTTTTGTGCTGTAAATGTACTCTTAGGCctcgaaatttttaattaaactaaattttcagaattatatatctttacatttttttaattttatattttaactttttagacATTTGTTCTCAAACATGAAACTGCtactcctgtctcgtcagaggcgctggagcagaaatcccacgttagaggaaggccatgccccggggggcgtagtgccaatagtttcgtttcgttttttcgaAACTGCTACTTGagaatgagaaaaataaaaaaataacagatttctaaaaagttaaaataaaaaatgtgaattaacaaaatatataattctaaaaatttagtttggaaattaaaatttctgatttctaaaattaagacattgaaaaaaattgaaaccacaaaaaataaattcaagaattcaaaatttaaagttcaaaaattcgtcGCGTTCAAAAATTGCGTcgcgtccacctgttcaacctgttcataggacaggtgatcattttgatttctttctgaagaaagaatttaaatatgttcatcaaaataattgaacgaATACGCCAACTCTTATTGGAACCATGAAATAGCCAAGCGCATTCGTATCATAGAGCGTCAATGAAAATTTCCCTTCCATGCACGAGTTCCCATACAACGCATCCAAAATACACAGAAAGTCCCTATTACACGCTGGACGGTATGAATATGGTAGTTCAGGGTGTGCATGAAAGCTTTTGCACAGTCGACATAAAGCGCGCGAGCCGAGACGCGAGCAGGGAGAGagcaaaatctggagttttctctctctctttgaactttgctctctccctgctcgcgtctcggctcgcgcgtttttatgtcgactgtgcaaaagctttcatgcacaccctgaactaccatattcataccgtccagcgtgtacaaataggggagtctttctgtgtatttttggatGCGTTGTATGGGAACTCGTGCATGGAGAAATTCGGACAGGTTGGCGGCTGCTTGGGAGAATTTTCATTGACGCTTCATTGaagcgtttttaactgaaataaagTATAAATAGCTCagttaaaagtgagcaagccagTTCATCGacagatttgcaaaataatttggaagaaAATAGAACAAAATCTTTAACCTATCAAGCATACAATAATTTCTTATACATGTTGTTtgtccaaaaacaaaaatcaaaataaagctgtcgtaataatataaaaaaacgaaactattggcactacgccccccggggcatggccttcctctaacgtgggatttctgctccagcgcctctgacgagacaggagaaaccgggaccgacgttttacttcaccatccgatagaagctcagtggataaggcgggaatcgaacccgcgtctcatagcatcatcgggatcggcagccgaagccgctacccctgcgccacgagacccaccgtaATAATATCTACTTGGTTTGAATTCTTGAGTTTTGaacgtttaaatttttttgggaaatttttataaagtgatgcttttattttatttgttgtagattttcataattttcatcgaTATTAATTTTTTCCCTTTagttttttaggaaaattttgaagagaaGCGTAAAATACAATGTTTATAGCCTATTTGTTTTGGTCAGGAAACTAGAGCACGTGATTTCAGGATTAGAATGGTCAACATCCGGAATGTTTGCTTAGTGAGAATTGAGAATAATGAAATTGTTTTTgctctaatctaatccaatggATTATAAGAGAGTTCATTATAAAGAAAACTCCAGGGAAAACTTGTGGttggattacgcctcaagttttgatttagtttttttatttacaaaacaagcgacactcaacccccggtggttggtcactttttcgtttgacacttttttagtttgtaccccgttggttggtcaaagtcaaactaaaaagtgacgaactgtcactttttacacggcgctcacgcacactaccaaaataaacgtttagtagtgtatgtgaactctgtgtaaaaggggtgtcaaactaaaaagtgaccccgttcgtttgacaacagttggtgtcaaaccatcggggtttgagtgtaatcaTAGAAAACTACAATgtaaaaagcaattcaattttacaCTTCTTGAAGAATGATAATTGCtgtaatttgaaagagttactatttcaataaatttcatgtGATCAACAGTTCTCACAACAATATTGCTTACatcatctaattttttttacaatgcataaaagatattttttaaatataattgagctaaaaaacttgaaaattagtaaaaagattgtttgaacaggtaaacattttggccacgcgtcgcctctgatttttataatcaaaaatacaaacataagtcatcatttacaaaaaaataatcagacgttttaatgcattaaaattaatttataaatttaaaaaaatgtatttaaaaaaaatgacgtgAAAATCAAGCCAAGCAAAATCTGGCTAATAAAAGCATGAATGTTCCAGAAAATATACAGTATATCCTGCTCACTTAAGTTGATGTTTATGTTAGGGACGAGCTTGTTTTGCTTAATGAATGGTACTTTAGCacgttaaattttatttttgaagtttataatgaatttgttttttttgttaccaCAGTCCAGACACGAGAACTTTGAATTATCATTATTGAAGACTAGATAAGgtctcaatttttttacaaaccgtacgttttgagagaaacgcatttgaatgttgagcatcatttttcaatttccactTTGTTATAAAAGTAAATCAGATCAGATCATCCATatacaataaaacaatattttcgtcattatatttaagaataacaaacataacttcattTGAAATCAcaaacgtctatatcaccctgctgtcgtCATTGGAGGaaagctttgttatgattcttttttcttcgccgaatgtacatggcgctttttgcaAGCGGAGGGGaagttttgttatgattcgcttttcgtcggcaaatgtacatggcgtctttttcatgatgcttttatTCATCTAGaaataaaagactacataaATCACAGTCTTTTATtaatttgacagattgacagggctatataaacaggttTGCTGAtgacagagattttgtttatgttactttatttaaaatcattattgaaCAGACTTTGCTGAAGTagcttttgctcatttttggtggagaggtagcttattaggagtactttcagaatatacaataacccagaaagtgtcaaaatgtacatgatgccttttgaaatgttgtcgtcgaattaaaaaaaaattaaaaaaaaagaaaaactaagaAATCATATGATTCTTCTTAAGATTAAAACCAAATTTATGCTTATTTCGTacattttggagaaaaaaaaaactggtttaaTCAAGTTAGTATttattaaattgtaaaaattgtagcgttcataacaaatttgaaaaaagcccATGAGAAACGTCTAAGAATAAAACAAAGTTCATCGTACTTTTAAGATTGCTCACACTGCGAAAATAATactttcccaaaaaaaagtAACACCCAAAAACTCGCATTTTTCCAGGCCAAAATCACAACAATGTCGATCCGCCACCACCAGTGTTCCTGGGGCATATTTGTGAGTACAGATCCGGCGTTTCCGGGGTTGTGATGCCGGTGGTCAAAGTCTCCCTTTAATGTTACtcgttgtgtttttttttcttctgtctcGTGGGTGGAAAATTGGGCTTATTGTTTTTATGTTCTGTACATagatttagcgaaaaaaaacggGCTAATGGTTTCGAGGAATTGCTTGAAAGGTCTCTCATCGCATTATTCCCGGGATCTTCATCCgagttgttttttgttgtaaatatcTAAAATCTGAAACATTTCTTcataattcatttaaaaatccataaaaatggTCGCTTTTATCTTCCGACTCTTTCCTGTGCTAATTAGGACGAAGTGTCAAAATTTGCCTACGatcgacaaaacaaaaaaactaaaataagaaaatcaaaTCACCAACGCGTCGTCCAATCTAGTCGTCCGAAATGCTGTGTCTCATCCAAGTGGCCTGTGTTGCCAGTTAGCTGCGATGTGATAAACGATtcgtcttttttcttttttttttcttgtgttcGTTTCCATGGCACAAACTGATTTGCTACCCGAGCTGGGGCTCTGTGGCTGATATCGGAATTAGATCATGGCCAACTTGGCGCTACCAGGCACGGTACTGTTGGGCGGCGGCGTTGTAATCGGCTTGCTACGCCACACAAACAGTAAATGATAAAAACAGACATCGGAAGGGTTGCGAGGAGAGGAATTTGCGTGAAtgttatttattgtttttggaGTGATTTGAGTTGGAAACGTTTCATTCGATTTATGGGGAGCTGTATACTTTTTTGTTAGCATATGATTTGATTTATGGAAAGAGGAGTTTAATTTAAATACTAACATCTAAAAATGtcagaaaaatttttttttacctcttAAGATATGTAAATTTACGTTACCTCGCTTTCTTTAAAATTCCCCCTTTGGTGATGTGAAATTACATCACAAAAATGCAATATTACAtcatcaaatttgacatcttctAGATTTACATTCTTTTTctttgtgtatattttttttttataaaaataaacaatgttGGTGTTCATTACATGATGTTGATGTAATcagtaaaatttattgaaagttCCTTTTAAGAACAAATAACCCGAAATACATTAGTCACAAAATTATCTGCTTTTGATCGACCAATCACGCTTTCCAAGAATTGCTGCAGACCAGTCAAAGTTTGTCCCAAAAAATGACTCACAACAAACCCACCAACTGACTGTCATTGGCATATtccaatacacagtaaaaaaaataaatcattgtaTAATTACATCTTGTTATGAGTATGTTTGTCTGTGCCTCAAGAAAAGTGTCATATAACCAAATTTGTTGGGTTACCTTTTTAATTTGTGAAAACATTGAggtaaataacatttaaaagttAACACTCTCGAGatcaaactttttcttactgtgGCACACTCAATTTTGCCTGATAAGTTCTGCCACGTCCTCCTGCTGTGCAGTACGTGAAGGCAAAAACTAAATTAACACCCTGTCTTTTCATCCACCCTCAACAATGACACCATTCATActcgacttttttttctttcatgtAATTGCAATAAGTGACTTAAATTGGCCGTAAAATTTACGTCTTACTTTAGGTTTGCTTgtccttttgtttttttattgaagtcATTTtcctagaaattttaaatttcatttatatttaaaaatgtattgtgtAAACATGATCGACTTAACATTTGAAGGAATAAATTTACCTAGAATGTATGTAAAATTACTggaaatgtaaaattacataaattgaagaatttgttaaggttaaaattaaacatttgccGACAAAAACTAGTTTTTACACATAATCATggtgaaattacataaaaagaggtaaatttaaaaaaaaatgtaaatttgcatGCAAAACTGTGTAAAATTACAAGTTGATGTTGCTTGGAAAAAAGGTAAACTGACATTCAttattttcaggaatatttttttaatattcaatttaggttaaattacatcaaaaagaagaaaataagaGGTGtgtattttgacaaaaaccgtgtaaaattacatcagttTGTTGAAATTCACGCAATTTTCATGTAATCCAATTTTTCCTCATAAATGTCAGTCCaattacataaaattacatgaatGCCACTTAAGTGTTAGAATgtctgcaataaaaaaaaataatgtgaatttacttctgtttttatgtaatttgaccggaaattattgaatttaatttaatttctattttccaCTTTTCAAGCATTCATAACTACacgtttttaattttgataaaagtaTTTGCCAACAATGACCGCTTGAAAAATTCCGCCAAAGATAGCACTTTGCTGACGTTTCAATTGCTACACAATTACACAATTCGCGGGAAAGGTATTTACCAAAGGTGGACACCACCCTCAGGGCGAGTGACTAACCCCTTCGCAGGGGCACAGTGTGAATTATGAGGAAGGTGTGCTTATTATTTGCGGAACCTTTGTGAAGTGCGAAACCGCGTGCGCACCTCTCCTTACTTGGGCCGATAAGCATGTtgagtggatttttttttgttatcacaCACTAAGTTGCAAAATGTGTTACTTTTTTATTGCTGGAAAAGTTACGCGAGTGCTACTGGAAATTGAGGGGGAAATCTTGAAGATGTTATTCACagctaaaaaaagttaaatttttgtttttttttagtt
Encoded here:
- the LOC6040872 gene encoding EH domain-containing protein 3 isoform X2 codes for the protein MFSFLKRETKQEEVVENVLGELKKIYRSKLLPLEEHYNFHDFHSPKLEDPDFDAKPMILLVGQYSTGKTTFIRYLLERDFPGIRIGPEPTTDRFIAVMYDDKEGIIPGNALVVDPKKQFRPLGKYGNAFLNRFQCSHVPSPVLRAISIVDTPGILSGEKQRVDRGYDFTGVLEWFAERVDRIILLFDAHKLDISDEFRRSIEALRGHDDKIRIVLNKADMIDHQQLMRVYGALMWSLGKVLQTPEVARVYIGSFWDQPLRYDVNRRLFEDEEQDLFRDLQSLPRNAALRKLNDLIKRARLAKVHAFIINELRKDMPSVFGKDSKKKDLIKNLGQVYDRIQKEHQISPGDFPDIKKMQEVLANQDFSKFHSLKIPLLEVVDRMLATDIARLMSMIPQEEMTMVSEPLIKGGAFDGVEDVVSPFGYRKGEGIDAGYGEVDWICNRDRERTDPIFETLKPIDGKISGAAAKSELIKSKLPNNVLSKIWKLSDYDQDGFLDVEEFALAMHLINVKMDGNELPITLPAHLVPPSKRNGVAE
- the LOC6040872 gene encoding EH domain-containing protein 3 isoform X1; the protein is MFSFLKRETKQEEVVENVLGELKKIYRSKLLPLEEHYNFHDFHSPKLEDPDFDAKPMILLVGQYSTGKTTFIRYLLERDFPGIRIGPEPTTDRFIAVMYDDKEGIIPGNALVVDPKKQFRPLGKYGNAFLNRFQCSHVPSPVLRAISIVDTPGILSGEKQRVDRGYDFTGVLEWFAERVDRIILLFDAHKLDISDEFRRSIEALRGHDDKIRIVLNKADMIDHQQLMRVYGALMWSLGKVLQTPEVARVYIGSFWDQPLRYDVNRRLFEDEEQDLFRDLQSLPRNAALRKLNDLIKRARLAKVHAFIINELRKDMPSVFGKDSKKKDLIKNLGQVYDRIQKEHQISPGDFPDIKKMQEVLANQDFSKFHSLKIPLLEVVDRMLATDIARLMSMIPQEEMTMVSEPLIKGQNHNNVDPPPPVFLGHICGAFDGVEDVVSPFGYRKGEGIDAGYGEVDWICNRDRERTDPIFETLKPIDGKISGAAAKSELIKSKLPNNVLSKIWKLSDYDQDGFLDVEEFALAMHLINVKMDGNELPITLPAHLVPPSKRNGVAE